Proteins encoded together in one Micromonospora auratinigra window:
- the ftsE gene encoding cell division ATP-binding protein FtsE: protein MIQLEQVTKTYPKASRPSLDNVSVSIEKGEFVFFIGPSGSGKSTIIKMLLHEVTPNKGRVVVNGKDVTSMRSWKRPHFRRSIGCVFQDFRLLPNRTAYENVAFALEVIGKTKAVARRVVPEVLELVGLGGKEHRYPHELSGGEQQRVAVARAFVNRPLILLADEPTGNLDPDTSIEIMRLLDRINRTGTTVVMVTHDSNIVNQMRRRVVEIESGRIVRDQARGVYG from the coding sequence GTGATTCAGCTTGAGCAAGTGACGAAGACGTACCCGAAGGCGTCCCGGCCTTCGCTCGACAACGTGTCCGTCTCGATCGAGAAGGGCGAGTTCGTCTTCTTCATCGGTCCATCCGGCTCCGGCAAGTCCACGATCATCAAGATGCTGCTGCACGAGGTCACCCCCAACAAGGGGCGGGTCGTCGTGAACGGCAAGGACGTCACGTCGATGCGTTCCTGGAAGCGACCCCACTTCCGGCGTTCCATCGGCTGTGTCTTCCAGGACTTCCGGCTCCTGCCGAACCGCACCGCGTACGAGAACGTGGCGTTCGCCCTGGAGGTGATCGGCAAGACCAAGGCGGTGGCCCGCCGGGTCGTGCCGGAGGTGCTGGAGCTGGTCGGGCTCGGTGGCAAGGAGCACCGCTACCCGCACGAGCTCTCCGGTGGTGAGCAGCAGCGGGTCGCGGTGGCCCGGGCGTTCGTGAACCGGCCGCTGATCCTGCTGGCGGACGAGCCCACGGGAAACCTGGACCCGGACACCTCGATCGAGATCATGCGCCTGCTGGACCGGATCAACCGCACCGGCACCACCGTCGTGATGGTCACCCACGACTCCAACATCGTGAACCAGATGCGCCGCCGGGTCGTCGAGATCGAGAGCGGCCGGATCGTGCGCGACCAGGCCCGGGGCGTCTACGGCTGA
- the ftsX gene encoding permease-like cell division protein FtsX — translation MRMKYVLSEVLVGLWRNVTMTIAMIITMAVSLFMLGGSGLLYQKVGDMKDLYYENVEVSIFLKTDVSEQQRTDLDAKLKADQLVKEVTYVDKQQAYERFQKMYADAPDLVNAVKPDQLPESYRLKLKNPEQYKNIYDQYKDTEGVDEIVDQSKLLDKVFGVLTGFQNGALAIAIVMAIAALLLVANTIQVAAYSKRREVAVMKLVGASNWFIQAPFVLEAVVAGLIGSILGLVAMAVAKVVAGSSSMAALEGLITPVSWSDIFLTFPLMAAVGGLVSAVTAWVTLRFYLRV, via the coding sequence ATGCGGATGAAGTACGTCCTGTCCGAGGTACTGGTAGGACTGTGGCGCAACGTCACCATGACCATCGCGATGATCATCACGATGGCGGTGTCGCTGTTCATGCTGGGCGGCAGCGGCCTTCTGTACCAGAAGGTCGGGGACATGAAGGACCTCTACTACGAGAACGTAGAGGTCTCGATCTTCCTGAAGACCGACGTCAGCGAGCAGCAGCGCACCGACCTCGACGCCAAGCTCAAGGCCGACCAGCTGGTCAAGGAGGTGACGTACGTCGACAAGCAGCAGGCGTACGAGCGCTTCCAGAAGATGTACGCGGACGCGCCGGACCTGGTGAACGCGGTCAAGCCCGACCAGCTTCCCGAGTCGTACCGCCTCAAGCTGAAGAACCCCGAGCAGTACAAGAACATCTACGACCAGTACAAGGACACCGAGGGCGTCGACGAGATCGTCGACCAGAGCAAGCTGCTCGACAAGGTGTTCGGCGTGCTGACCGGCTTCCAGAACGGCGCGCTGGCGATCGCGATCGTGATGGCCATCGCCGCCCTGCTGCTGGTCGCGAACACCATCCAGGTGGCCGCGTACAGCAAGCGGCGTGAGGTCGCCGTCATGAAGCTGGTCGGTGCCTCGAACTGGTTCATCCAGGCGCCGTTCGTGCTGGAGGCGGTGGTCGCCGGCCTGATCGGCTCGATCCTCGGCCTGGTCGCGATGGCGGTGGCGAAGGTGGTCGCGGGCAGCAGCTCGATGGCCGCCCTGGAGGGGCTGATCACGCCCGTCTCCTGGTCCGACATCTTCCTGACCTTCCCGCTGATGGCCGCCGTCGGCGGCCTGGTGAGCGCGGTCACCGCCTGGGTGACGCTCCGCTTCTACCTGCGGGTCTAG
- the smpB gene encoding SsrA-binding protein SmpB has protein sequence MPREKGRKVVASNKKARHDYAILDTYEAGMALTGTEVKSLRAGRASLVDAFAQERDGELYLHGMHIPEYTQGTWTNHEPRRTRKLLLNRMEIHKLIGKTREGGLTMVPLQVYFSDGWAKVEIALAKGKKSYDKRQDLAKRDADREIARVAGRRGKGMDE, from the coding sequence ATGCCACGGGAAAAGGGTCGCAAGGTGGTCGCCTCCAACAAGAAGGCGCGGCACGACTACGCCATCCTCGACACGTACGAGGCGGGCATGGCGCTGACCGGCACCGAGGTCAAGTCGCTGCGGGCGGGGCGGGCGTCGCTGGTCGACGCGTTCGCCCAGGAGCGCGACGGCGAGCTCTACCTGCACGGCATGCACATCCCGGAGTACACCCAGGGCACCTGGACCAACCACGAGCCCCGGCGTACCCGCAAGCTGCTGCTGAACCGGATGGAGATCCACAAGCTGATCGGCAAGACCCGCGAGGGCGGCCTGACCATGGTGCCGTTGCAGGTCTACTTCTCCGACGGCTGGGCCAAGGTGGAGATCGCCCTGGCCAAGGGCAAGAAGTCGTACGACAAGCGGCAGGACCTGGCCAAGCGGGACGCCGACCGGGAGATCGCCCGGGTGGCGGGCCGGCGCGGCAAGGGAATGGACGAGTGA